In a genomic window of Flammeovirga agarivorans:
- a CDS encoding CoA-binding protein, with product MKKTVIIGATPNPSRYAFFAAQRLTEHGHEIIPLGIKKGEVGNGVKIINEKPHIDNVDTVTMYVGPGHQENWMDYIISLQPKRIIFNPGTENEVFYEKLRQENIFFEEACTLVMLSAKTY from the coding sequence ATGAAGAAAACAGTGATTATTGGAGCTACTCCAAATCCTTCTAGATATGCTTTCTTTGCAGCACAGCGATTAACAGAACATGGTCATGAAATCATACCATTAGGAATAAAAAAAGGTGAAGTAGGCAATGGTGTAAAAATTATTAATGAAAAGCCACACATTGATAACGTAGATACTGTAACTATGTATGTAGGACCAGGACATCAGGAAAACTGGATGGATTACATTATTTCATTACAGCCGAAAAGAATCATATTCAATCCTGGTACAGAAAATGAAGTTTTTTATGAGAAGCTTCGCCAAGAAAATATCTTCTTCGAGGAAGCTTGTACTTTAGTAATGTTATCTGCAAAAACCTATTAG
- a CDS encoding DUF3858 domain-containing protein: protein MITKLIRSYYVILISCVSLIAQEVPKKMSYGKVSEEMLKLKTYEKDSTANAFVIGDVGRLYFDVKDGKWVTYFKRHTRIKVFNKEGYDQGDISIPYYMAKNSEEKVTNIKGSIYSLENGKIVKEKISGDDVIKEEIDKNHGVYKITFPNLKEGCVFEYTYVHQSEFTYNINDWDVQREIPVLFSSYNMEIPEYFKYQVTNSRYYTIPELQSGRNQKTFNLRITPPDGGRPELHTFDEDITVRKWRAEYVPAFKEEPFMTSPHDYLGRLEFELLSSNYDREFHSSSWKKVMNELRTSVSVGGQLGRTSYMKAQLEAIKSETEDPMQRAFLAFELVKNRMMWDGKATIYSKDGLKKPFLEKKGSSADINLMLVAALQELDVAAVPLFTSTRNYGKIVRSSPKMTQLNYVLACVNINDKIILLDATDKLLSFGMLPKRALSYQGVVMSDNSHVNGEFINIKPSNTDYESVRSSIVIGDDFSANAEIIYTYKGYGAYRWRKKLVKEPEEEEYLTKIEEKHSNVLIDEYSNENKDKINDFGKENFKVTFESVVEKVGDKLFYNPMQMIEKSKNPFTQEARKYPIEFPFPIARKFMIETQLPKGYVVSEVPKPIIMKLPENAGKLRYSVQQSGDKIIVIFDLKIQKQVFLPTEYGILKSFFDKIYQFETNPIMISKREVE, encoded by the coding sequence ATGATAACAAAACTAATTAGATCATACTATGTGATCTTGATTTCATGTGTCAGTCTCATTGCCCAAGAAGTTCCAAAGAAAATGTCATACGGTAAGGTTTCTGAAGAGATGTTGAAACTCAAAACCTATGAAAAAGACTCTACTGCCAACGCCTTTGTTATTGGTGATGTTGGCCGACTATATTTCGATGTTAAAGATGGGAAATGGGTGACATATTTTAAACGCCACACAAGAATTAAAGTTTTCAATAAGGAAGGTTATGATCAAGGAGATATATCAATTCCTTATTATATGGCGAAAAACTCTGAAGAAAAAGTGACAAATATAAAAGGTTCTATATACTCATTAGAGAATGGAAAAATCGTTAAAGAAAAGATTTCTGGAGATGATGTTATCAAAGAAGAAATAGATAAAAACCATGGAGTTTATAAAATTACATTTCCGAATTTAAAGGAAGGTTGTGTATTTGAATATACTTATGTTCATCAATCTGAGTTTACATATAACATTAATGATTGGGATGTACAAAGAGAAATACCTGTTTTGTTCAGTAGCTACAATATGGAAATTCCTGAATATTTTAAATATCAGGTAACTAATTCAAGATATTACACCATCCCAGAGTTGCAGTCTGGAAGAAATCAAAAAACATTTAATTTAAGAATTACTCCACCAGATGGAGGCAGACCTGAGTTGCACACTTTCGATGAAGATATTACAGTGAGGAAATGGAGAGCAGAATATGTTCCGGCATTTAAAGAAGAGCCATTTATGACTTCTCCTCATGACTATTTAGGTCGTTTAGAGTTTGAGTTGCTAAGCTCGAACTATGATCGAGAATTTCATTCATCTTCTTGGAAGAAAGTAATGAATGAACTGAGAACTTCCGTTAGTGTAGGAGGACAATTAGGAAGAACTTCTTACATGAAAGCTCAGTTGGAAGCAATTAAGTCAGAGACTGAAGATCCAATGCAAAGAGCATTTTTAGCTTTTGAATTAGTAAAAAACCGTATGATGTGGGATGGTAAAGCAACGATTTATTCAAAGGATGGTTTGAAAAAACCTTTTCTCGAGAAGAAAGGTAGTTCCGCTGATATTAATTTAATGCTTGTTGCTGCTTTGCAAGAGCTGGATGTTGCAGCAGTACCTCTATTTACCAGTACTCGTAATTATGGGAAGATTGTTAGGAGTAGCCCAAAAATGACGCAATTAAACTATGTATTGGCTTGTGTGAATATTAATGACAAGATTATACTTTTAGACGCTACGGATAAACTACTTTCTTTTGGAATGTTACCCAAAAGAGCACTCAGTTATCAAGGTGTTGTGATGAGTGATAACTCTCATGTTAATGGTGAGTTCATCAATATCAAACCAAGTAATACAGATTATGAATCTGTTAGAAGCAGTATTGTAATTGGTGATGATTTCTCAGCAAATGCAGAGATAATATATACTTATAAAGGATACGGAGCTTATCGTTGGAGAAAAAAGTTAGTCAAGGAGCCAGAGGAGGAAGAGTACCTTACAAAAATTGAGGAGAAACATAGTAATGTTTTGATAGATGAATATTCAAATGAAAATAAAGATAAAATAAACGATTTCGGTAAAGAAAACTTTAAGGTGACATTCGAAAGTGTTGTGGAAAAAGTAGGGGATAAGTTGTTTTATAATCCTATGCAAATGATAGAAAAAAGTAAAAATCCCTTTACTCAAGAAGCTAGAAAATATCCTATTGAATTCCCTTTTCCTATTGCTAGAAAGTTTATGATAGAAACTCAACTTCCTAAGGGATATGTTGTAAGTGAAGTGCCAAAACCCATCATCATGAAGCTACCAGAGAATGCGGGTAAATTACGTTATAGCGTTCAACAATCTGGAGATAAAATTATTGTCATTTTCGATCTGAAAATTCAGAAACAAGTATTTCTACCTACAGAATATGGAATACTGAAATCGTTCTTCGATAAAA